In the genome of Natronomonas salina, the window GCCCGAACGAACTACCATCAGAGGTTGCGCCTGCTGAAATCCGGCAAGCCACGCCTGGTCGCTCGAAAGAGCAACAACCAAACCAGGGCGCAGCTGGTCGTCACGGGCCCGCAGGGTGACGAGACCGTCGCGAACGCCTCCTCGGCCGATCTCGAAGAGTTCGGCTGGGAGGCCCCGACGGGCAACCTCCCTGCGGCGTACCTGACCGGCATGCTGGCCGGCGCGCGCGCGGTCGAGGCCGGCCTCGAGGAGGCCGTCCTCGACATCGGGCTGAACTCGGCGACGCCCGGGAACAAGGTGTTCGCGGTACAGGAAGGTGCAATCGACGCAGGTCTGGAGATCCCGCACAACGAGGACGTCTTCGCGGACTGGCAGCGCACGCGCGGTGCCCACATCGCGGAGTACGCCGAGCAGGAGGACGGCCTCTACTCGGGCGACTTCGACGCGACGGAGCTTCCGGACCACTTCGACGAGGTGCGAGAGCGCCTGGAGGATGAACAATGAGTCACGGATGGGAGCCGCGCACGCGGCTCGGACGACAGGTAGCTGAGGGAGAGATCACCTCGATGCGGGAGGCCCTCGAGACGGGCCTGCCGCTGAAGGAACCGGAGATCGTCGACCAGCTCCTCCCGGGGCTGGAGGACGAGGTCCTGGACATCAACATGGTCCAGCGGATGACCGACTCCGGTCGACGGGTGAAGTTCCGGTGTGTCGTCGTGGTCGGTAACCGCGACGGCTACGTCGGCTACGCGCAGGGCCGCGACGACCAGGTCGGCGGCGCGATCCAGAAGGCCATCGAGGTCGCGAAGCTGAACGTCATCGAGGTGCCGCTCGGCTCGGGGTCGTGGGAGGACCGCCCCGGCGGGCGCAACTCGCTGATGCGGCGGACGACCGGCAAGGCCGGCTCCGTCGAGGTCGAACTGGAGCCGGCGCCACGCGGGCTCGGGCTCGCGGCCGCGCCGACGGTGCGGCACGTGCTCGAACTCGCCGGCGTCGAGGACGCCTGGACGAAGTGCCACGGCAACACCCGGACGACGATCAACCTCGCGAAGGCGACCTACATCGCGCTGAAGAACGCCTCGGAGTCCCGGACGCCGGAGCACGCCCAGCAGGTACAGCAGGAGGCCCGAGAATGAGGGCGGTCGTCCAACTCCGCGGCGAGGTCAACCAGAACCAGGAGGTCCGCGACACCCTGGAGATGCTGAACCTCGGCCGCGTCAACCACGCCACGTTCGTGCCCGACACGGACGCCTACCGCGGCATGGTGAACAAGGTCAACGACTGGGTCGCCCACGGCGACCCGGACGAGGACACCGTCGCGCTGCTGCTGGAGCGCCGCGCACAGCCCGCCGAGGGCGCCGCGGACGTCGACGACGAGTGGGTCGGCGACAACACCGACTACGACGGCGTCGACGCGCTGGCGGCGGCGCTGGTCGACGAGGAGACGACCCTGCAGGAGCAGGGCCTCTCCCCGACGCTCCGGCTCCACCCGCCGCGCGGCGGCCACGACGGCGTCAAGCACCCGACCACGGAGGGCGGCCAGCTCGGCCCCCACTCCGACGCCGACATCGACGCACTCCTGGAGGCGATGCGATAATGACAAGCAAGAAACGACGACAGCGCGGCTCCCGCACGCACGGCGGCGGCACCCACAAGAACCGCCGCGGCGCCGGCCACCGGGGCGGGCGCGGGCGCGCGGGCCGCGACAAACACGAGTTCCACAACTACGAACCGCTCGGTAAATCGGGCTTCTCGCGGCCGCAGAAGACGCAGACGCAGGTCGAGACGATCAACCTCCGCGAGCTCGACGAGGACGCGGTCGTCCTCGCCGAGGAGGGCCTCGCCGAGGAGTCCGGCGACGGCTACGAGCTCGACGCCCGCGACATCGTCGAGGACGGCCACGACGCCGACGTCGTGAAGGTCCTGGCGGCCGGGCGCGTCCACAACGAGCTGACGGTCACCGCCGACGCCTTCTCCGACGGCGCCCGCGAGGCGCTGGAGGCGGCCGGCGGCGAGGCGGTCCTCACCGAACACGGCGAGGAACTCGCCGCAGCAGATGAGTCAGCCGAAAGTGACTCTACCGAAGAGGAGAACGAGGAAGCGTAAATGAGCTGGAAGGAGGCCGCCGAACCGGTACTCACGCGCATGCCCGCAGTCAAGCGTCCGACGGGACACGTCCCGTTCCGTCGGAAGCTGGGCTGGACCGCGGGCATCCTCGTGCTGTACTTTTTCCTGACCAACGTCGGTATCTACGGACTCGGTCAGAACTCGGACATATTCGGGCAGTTCCGTACCATCCTCGCGGGGTCGCAGGGGTCGATACTACAGGTCGGCATCGGGCCGATCGTCACCGCGTCCATCGTGCTGCAGTTGCTCGGTGGCGCGGACTTGCTCGGACTCGACACGGAGAACAACCCGCGCGACCAGGCGCTGTACCAGGGGCTCCAGAAGCTGCTGGTCGTCGTGATGACGGTACTGACGGCGCTGCCGATGGTGTTCGCCGGCTTCCTCCGGCCGAGCCCACAGATCGCCAGCCAGATCGGCGTCAGCACGTCGGTCCTCGGCTGGATCATGTTCGCCCAGATCTTCGTCGGTGGCCTCCTGATCCTCTACATGGACGAGGTCATCTCGAAGTGGGGCGTCGGCTCCGGGATCGGGCTGTTCATCATCGCCGGCGTGAGCCAGCGACTCATCGGCGGGTTCATCGCCTGGAGCGGCCTCGGCGCCGGCTACGTCGGGTTCTTCCCGCGCTGGTGGGGCATCCTCACCGGCCAGGTCGAGATGGACCCGATCCTGACGTCCGCCGGACTCCGGGACCTGTTCCTGGGGCCGGGCGAACTGCTCGCGCTACTGACGACGCTGTTCATCTTCGGCATCGTCGTCTACGCCGAGTCCGTGCGGGTCGAGATCCCGCTGAGCCACGCCCGCGTGAAGGGCGCCCGCGGTCGCTTCCCCGTGAAGCTCATCTACGCGAGCGTCCTGCCGATGATCCTCGTCCGCGCGCTGCAGGCGAACGTCCAGTTCCTGGGCCGCATCCTCAACGCCCAGTGGGGCGGGATGCCCGCGTGGCTCGGGAACTACTCGAACCCGGGTGGCGGCGGCTTCGCCGAACCGATCGGCGGGCTGTTCTACTACCTGGCTCCGATCTACGCGCCCGAGGACTGGATGTGGTGGCTCGGCGAGACCACCGCGGCGCCCTGGCAGATCATGATCCGCGTCGGGATCGACCTGACGTTCATGCTCGTCGGCGGCGCGGTGTTCGCCGTCTTCTGGGTCGAGACGACGGGCATGGGCCCGCACTCGACGGCCAAGCAGATCCAGAACTCCGGGATGCAGATCCCGGGCTTCCGGCAGTCGCCCGGCGTCACCGAGAAGGTCCTCGAGCGGTACATCCCGCAGGTGACCGTCATCGGCGGCGCCCTCGTCGGCCTGCTCGCCGTCATGGCGAACATGCTCGGCACCATCGGGCAGGTCACCGGCACCGGCCTGCTGCTGACCGTCTCCATCACCTACAAGCTCTACGAGGAGATCGCGGAGGAGCAGATGATGGAGATGCACCCGATGATGCGCGAGATGTTCGGCGACTGATTCGGTATCCGACGCCGCTCGTTTTTTGTCGACGTAGCCGCGAACGCCGGGGAATAGCCCGGCGGCCGTCCATCCCAAAGAGCGTAGGCTCTCCCCTTACCCGTGTCTGCGACCAAGTCGACGTATGGAGTTACCAGGCTCGCTACGGCTCGCGGCCGACCAGCGCGACGACGTGACCGTCAGTCGGCGAGAGTATCCGGACGAGACCGTGGTCGCGGTGGACTTCGGGCCGGGCGTCGAGGCAGTGGTGGACGTCGTCGGCGGGACGGCCATCGTCGTGGCGGGCGACCGGCAGTTCGAGTTCGAGGGTCCCGGAGGGGGCGACGGACGTCGCCACCAACGGCGGCATGCTGTTCATCACGTCGGCGCCGGACGCGACGGCGTGACGCCGGCGGCTCCCTATTCTCCTGTCGTCACTGCCACGACCAGATGCTGGCCCTCGCGCACCTGGTGGGCAGTCGGGTCAACCGGGTCGCCGTCGACGCGGAAGGCGATCTCGGTCCCCGGCTCGCGGCCGTCGTAGGTGGTCCCGTCGACGGTCGCGACGTGGGCGTCCTCCTCGCGGGCGTACGCGAAGCGCGGCAGGAGGTCGACGGCCGTCGCAAAGGTGACGCGCTCGCGTTCCATGTGCCAGCGGTCGTCGCCCTCGTGGAAGTGAAAGCGGACGTCCTCGTCGGCGTGCTCGGCCTGGAACCGGTCGGCCGTGAGGTCGACGGCCTCGCCGTCGACGGCGACCTCGATGGTGCCGGACTCGTAGAACTCCCCGTCACCGCTGCCGCCGCCGTCGCCACCCCCTTCGTCGCCGACCGAGCGGACGTCCAGACAGCCGCCGAGCGCCAGGGTCGACGCGGCCCCGGCGAGGACGGATCGTCGCTGCATGGGTGGGGAGTCGGCGCGGTCCGGGATAGGGGTTGCGTCGGACGCCCGGTCCGGCCACGGACGGGACTGGTGCTTTATGGGCGTCGACGGAGTTCAACCACACATGCACGACCGACAACCGATCTCACCGACCGGGCGTCGCGACGGTGCGGGGGGCGACCGATGACGCTGCTCGACCACGTCCTGCTCCCGGTGGCCTCGGAGGAGGACGCGCGGGCGACCTGCGCGGCCCTGGAGCCGTACCTGTCCGACGTCGATCGAGTCACCGCGGTCCACGTCGTCGAGAAGGCGGGCGGGGCGATGGACAAAGCGCCGATGGAGAAGCGCCGCGAGGACGCCGCGGCGTTCCTCTCCATCGTCGACTCGCGGCTGGGCGACCGGGTGGCCGTCGAGACCCGGACCGCCTTCGGCACCGACGTTGTCGAGACGCTGTTCGACGAGGCGGCCGACGCGGGCGCGACCGCGATCGCGTTCCGGGCGCGCGGCGGGAGCCGCATCGTCCAGTTGCTCACCGGGGACGTGGCGACCGACCTCGTCACCGACCCGGAGCTCCCCGTCGTCTCGCTGCCCGTCCCCGACGGGGGGTGAGGGCCGTGGGCGCCTCGAGCGACGAGCCGGCGAGCACCGTGCTGGTCGCTCTCGCCAACCCCCGGACCGAGCGGGCGCTGGCGACGCTCGGCGCCGCGCTCGCCGACCACCGGGGTGGCCGCGTCCTCGCCGTCCACGTCGTGACCGTCCCCGACCAGACGCCGCTGGCGGCCGCCGCCGAGAACCGCGACCGGATCGAGTCCGCCTCCGCGGACCTGCTCGCGGACGCGACGGCCGACGTCGAGGCGGTGGGCGTCCCGGTCGAGACGCGGACCGTCCTCTCACACCGGGGGCTCGCGGAGGTCTTCGACGCGGCGCGGACGCACGACGCCGACGCGGTGGTGATGGGCTACGGCGGCGCGCAGTTCGCCGGCGGCCGCGCGGAGGGCGTCCTCGACGAGCTGGCGGCCGACCTCCCCTGCGACGTCCTCGTCCTCGACGGCGAGTCCGTCGACGCGTCGTCGGTACTCGTCCCCACGGCCGGCGGCTACTCGTCGGACCTCTCGGCGGAGGTCGCCGTCGCGCTGCGGGAGACGACCGGCGCCGACGTCGCGCTGCTGTACGTCGCCGACGAGAGCGAGGCAGCGGCGGGCCGTGAGTTCCTGACGGAGTGGGCGGCGGAACACGGTCTCGGCGACGCCGAACGCCGCGTCGAGACGGGCGACGTCGAGGCGGCCATCGCGCGACACGGCGCCGAGGCGGACCTCGTGGTCGTGGGTGCGACCGGGCGCGGGCTGCTCGCGCGGGTCGTCCGGGGCTCGCTGACCTTCGACGTGATCGAGGACCTCGAGACGCCGGTGGTGATGGCCGAGCGGCCGACCTCGCGGTCCATCTGGCGGCGGCTGTTCGGCCGGCGGTGAGGCGGTGATCCGCGCCGATCTCCCGAAGCGGTCACTTCGCCGATAGTAATCCACTTACGGGCGGCCCGAGACGGATTTTGCATGCACGTCGTCATCATCGGGGCGGGGGAGGTCGGCACCTCGATCGCCGAGAGCCTCGACGATAGCCACGACGTCGTCGTCATCGACGTCGATCAGGCCCGCGCCGACCAGCTGAAGTACGAACTCGACGTGATGACGCTGGCCGGCGACGGCACGTCGCTGTCGGTCCTCCAGGAGGCCGGCGTCGCCGACGCCGACATGCTCATCGCCAGCACCGACGACGACCGGACGAACCTCGTCGCCTGCGAGACGGCGAAGACGGTCTCGGACCCCTTCACCATCGCGCGGGTGAAGAGCGTCGAGTACCTGCGGACCTGGGAGATGACGGAGGCGGCCTTCGGCGTCGACTTCATGGTGTGCTCGGACCTGCTGACCGCCGAGAACATCGTCCGCGTCGTCGGGCTCCCGGCGGCGGTCGACGTCGACCCCTTCGCTGGCGGCCGGATCCAGATGGCGGAGTTCGAGATCGCAGACGGCAGCCCGGTCGACGGCCAGACCGTCGCCGAGGCCGACCGCTTCGAGTCGCTGACCTTCGCCGGCCTGTTCCGCGACGGCGAGATGATCCTCCCGCAGGGGTCGACCGAGATCCGCGCCGGCGACCGCGCGGTCGTCATCGGCAGCCCCGAGAGCGTCCAGGGGTTCGCCGACGACATCTCG includes:
- a CDS encoding 50S ribosomal protein L18 is translated as MATGPRYKVPMRRRREARTNYHQRLRLLKSGKPRLVARKSNNQTRAQLVVTGPQGDETVANASSADLEEFGWEAPTGNLPAAYLTGMLAGARAVEAGLEEAVLDIGLNSATPGNKVFAVQEGAIDAGLEIPHNEDVFADWQRTRGAHIAEYAEQEDGLYSGDFDATELPDHFDEVRERLEDEQ
- a CDS encoding 50S ribosomal protein L30 — encoded protein: MRAVVQLRGEVNQNQEVRDTLEMLNLGRVNHATFVPDTDAYRGMVNKVNDWVAHGDPDEDTVALLLERRAQPAEGAADVDDEWVGDNTDYDGVDALAAALVDEETTLQEQGLSPTLRLHPPRGGHDGVKHPTTEGGQLGPHSDADIDALLEAMR
- the secY gene encoding preprotein translocase subunit SecY, with amino-acid sequence MSWKEAAEPVLTRMPAVKRPTGHVPFRRKLGWTAGILVLYFFLTNVGIYGLGQNSDIFGQFRTILAGSQGSILQVGIGPIVTASIVLQLLGGADLLGLDTENNPRDQALYQGLQKLLVVVMTVLTALPMVFAGFLRPSPQIASQIGVSTSVLGWIMFAQIFVGGLLILYMDEVISKWGVGSGIGLFIIAGVSQRLIGGFIAWSGLGAGYVGFFPRWWGILTGQVEMDPILTSAGLRDLFLGPGELLALLTTLFIFGIVVYAESVRVEIPLSHARVKGARGRFPVKLIYASVLPMILVRALQANVQFLGRILNAQWGGMPAWLGNYSNPGGGGFAEPIGGLFYYLAPIYAPEDWMWWLGETTAAPWQIMIRVGIDLTFMLVGGAVFAVFWVETTGMGPHSTAKQIQNSGMQIPGFRQSPGVTEKVLERYIPQVTVIGGALVGLLAVMANMLGTIGQVTGTGLLLTVSITYKLYEEIAEEQMMEMHPMMREMFGD
- a CDS encoding uL15m family ribosomal protein, with the protein product MTSKKRRQRGSRTHGGGTHKNRRGAGHRGGRGRAGRDKHEFHNYEPLGKSGFSRPQKTQTQVETINLRELDEDAVVLAEEGLAEESGDGYELDARDIVEDGHDADVVKVLAAGRVHNELTVTADAFSDGAREALEAAGGEAVLTEHGEELAAADESAESDSTEEENEEA
- a CDS encoding 30S ribosomal protein S5 — translated: MSHGWEPRTRLGRQVAEGEITSMREALETGLPLKEPEIVDQLLPGLEDEVLDINMVQRMTDSGRRVKFRCVVVVGNRDGYVGYAQGRDDQVGGAIQKAIEVAKLNVIEVPLGSGSWEDRPGGRNSLMRRTTGKAGSVEVELEPAPRGLGLAAAPTVRHVLELAGVEDAWTKCHGNTRTTINLAKATYIALKNASESRTPEHAQQVQQEARE
- a CDS encoding universal stress protein, which gives rise to MTLLDHVLLPVASEEDARATCAALEPYLSDVDRVTAVHVVEKAGGAMDKAPMEKRREDAAAFLSIVDSRLGDRVAVETRTAFGTDVVETLFDEAADAGATAIAFRARGGSRIVQLLTGDVATDLVTDPELPVVSLPVPDGG